agaagaagaagaagatgaagatgaagaagaagaagaagaagaagaagaagaagaagaagaagaagaagaagaagaagaagaagaagaagaagaagaagaagaagaagaagaagaagaagatgaagaagaagaagaaggagaagaagaagaaaaagaagaaaaagaagaagaagaaggagaagaagaagaagaagaagaagaagaagaagaagaagaagaagaagaagaagaagaagaagaagaagaagaagaagaagatgaagaagaagaagaagaagaagaagaagaagaagaagaagaagaagaagaagaagacgaagaagaagaagaagaagaagaagaagaagaagaagaagaagaagaagaagaaaaagaagaagaagaagaagaagaagaagaagaagaagaagaaaagaaaaaagaagaagaagaagaagaaaaagaagaagaagaagaagaagaagaagaagaagaagaagaagaagaagaagaagaagaagaagaagaagaagaagaagaagaagaagaagacgaagaagaagaagaagaagaagaagaagaagaagaagaagaagaagaagaagaagaagaagaagaagaagaagaagaagaagaagaaagaaaaaaaaaaaaaaaataataaaaaaaaaaaagaagaagaagaagaagaagaagaagaagaaaaagaagaagaagaagaagaagaagaagaagaagaagaagaagaagaagaagaagaagaagaagaagaagaagaagaagaagaagaagaagaagaagaagaagaagaagaagaagaagaagaagaagaagaagaagaagaagaagaagaagaagaagaagaagaaaatatctACTCTATGCACATTAAGATTGGCAAAATAGTACAAAATTA
This genomic stretch from Cherax quadricarinatus isolate ZL_2023a chromosome 54, ASM3850222v1, whole genome shotgun sequence harbors:
- the LOC138854294 gene encoding uncharacterized protein, whose product is SSSSSSSSSSSSSSSSSSSSSSSSSSSSSSSSSSSSSSSSSSSSSSSSSSSSSSSSSSSSSSSSSSSSSSSSSSSSSSSSSSSSSSFSSSSSSFFFSSSSSSSSSSSSSFSSSSSSSSSSSSSSSSSSSSSSSSSSSSSSSSSSSSSSSSSSSSSSSSSSSSSSSSSSSSSSSSPSSSSFSSFSSSSPSSSSSSSSSSSSSSSSSSS